A genomic window from Lotus japonicus ecotype B-129 chromosome 1, LjGifu_v1.2 includes:
- the LOC130731449 gene encoding B3 domain-containing transcription factor NGA1-like isoform X1 — MELMEEVKGHSDSREEGEELEETATPEIITITDATYNSSSGLGLHQQQDAAAAVSNFTNRRNQQLDLMDLTLGSHNHTELEEHGSGSGSRERDQVVVEKEHMFDKVVTPSDVGKLNRLVIPKQHAEKYFPLDSSSNEKGLLLNFEDRNGKLWRFRYSYWNSSQSYVMTKGWSRFVKDKKLDAGDIVSFQRGLGDLYRHRLYIDWRRRTHHPHHDPNSNSLITPFFLPNHYSIRWGSSSSAASAAGARFYSLPSPIPPSSTTTMPLPRLYNDHFHQQNYNMYNFHQQYHHGELNSPGSGSVYYLSSPPAVPSMRDQQEIRGSINVPMIIDSVPVSHHHHHHHHHQHGGNMSASSAVAGGANSTAGKRLRLFGVNMECASSSSSAADQEHVSSTMPLLQRREDPLSLSSSARFGDQRGGMFDLDPSLQYRQ; from the exons ATGGAGTTGATGGAAGAGGTTAAAGGGCATTCTGATAGCAGGGAAGAAGGGGAGGAATTAGAGGAAACAGCAACACCAGAGATCATCACAATCACAG ATGCCACTTACAATTCATCATCTGGATTAGGGTTACACCAGCAACAAGATGCTGCAGCAGCAGTTTCTAATTTCACCAATCGCAGGAATCAGCAACTAGACTTGATGGACTTGACACTTGGAAGCCACAACCACACGGAATTAGAGGAACATGGATCAGGATCAGGATCAAGAGAAAGAGAtcaggtggtggtggagaaggAGCACATGTTTGACAAAGTGGTGACGCCAAGCGATGTGGGGAAGCTGAACAGGCTGGTGATCCCAAAGCAGCATGCGGAGAAGTACTTTCCTCTGGACTCCTCATCCAACGAGAAAGGCCTTCTCCTCAATTTCGAGGACCGCAACGGGAAGCTGTGGCGTTTCAGGTACTCTTACTGGAACAGCAGCCAGAGCTATGTGATGACCAAAGGATGGAGCCGTTTCGTCAAGGATAAGAAGCTTGATGCAGGTGACATTGTCTCCTTCCAACGAGGACTCGGTGATCTTTACAGACACAGGTTGTACATTGATTGGAGGAGAAGAactcatcatcctcatcatgatcCTAATTCAAATTCACTCATCACACCTTTCTTCCTTCCCAATCACTACTCTATCAGATGgggctcttcttcttctgctgcttCTGCTGCTGGCGCCAGATTCTACTCCCTACCTTCTCCTATACCTCCATCCTCTACAACTACCATGCCCTTGCCTCGCTTATACAATGATCATTTTCACCAACAAAATTACAACATGTATAATTTTCATCAGCAGTACCATCATGGCGAGCTGAATTCGCCAGGATCTGGGTCAGTCTATTATCTGAGCTCTCCTCCAGCAGTACCATCAATGAGGGATCAACAAGAGATCAGAGGGAGCATTAATGTCCCCATGATCATTGATTCTGTACCAGtttctcatcatcatcaccaccaccaccaccaccagcatGGGGGCAACATGAGTGCTTCTTCTGCTGTTGCTGGTGGTGCTAATAGTACTGCTGGGAAACGCCTAAGGCTATTTGGTGTGAACATGGAAtgtgcttcttcttcttcttcggcgGCAGATCAAGAACATGTCAGCAGTACAATGCCCCTTCTTCAGCGCCGTGAAGATCCACTTTCATTATCATCATCAGCAAGGTTTGGGGATCAGAGAGGGGGAATGTTTGATTTGGATCCCTCTTTGCAGTATCGCCAGTGA
- the LOC130731449 gene encoding B3 domain-containing transcription factor NGA1-like isoform X2, translating into MELMEEVKGHSDSREEGEELEETATPEIITITGLHQQQDAAAAVSNFTNRRNQQLDLMDLTLGSHNHTELEEHGSGSGSRERDQVVVEKEHMFDKVVTPSDVGKLNRLVIPKQHAEKYFPLDSSSNEKGLLLNFEDRNGKLWRFRYSYWNSSQSYVMTKGWSRFVKDKKLDAGDIVSFQRGLGDLYRHRLYIDWRRRTHHPHHDPNSNSLITPFFLPNHYSIRWGSSSSAASAAGARFYSLPSPIPPSSTTTMPLPRLYNDHFHQQNYNMYNFHQQYHHGELNSPGSGSVYYLSSPPAVPSMRDQQEIRGSINVPMIIDSVPVSHHHHHHHHHQHGGNMSASSAVAGGANSTAGKRLRLFGVNMECASSSSSAADQEHVSSTMPLLQRREDPLSLSSSARFGDQRGGMFDLDPSLQYRQ; encoded by the exons ATGGAGTTGATGGAAGAGGTTAAAGGGCATTCTGATAGCAGGGAAGAAGGGGAGGAATTAGAGGAAACAGCAACACCAGAGATCATCACAATCACAG GGTTACACCAGCAACAAGATGCTGCAGCAGCAGTTTCTAATTTCACCAATCGCAGGAATCAGCAACTAGACTTGATGGACTTGACACTTGGAAGCCACAACCACACGGAATTAGAGGAACATGGATCAGGATCAGGATCAAGAGAAAGAGAtcaggtggtggtggagaaggAGCACATGTTTGACAAAGTGGTGACGCCAAGCGATGTGGGGAAGCTGAACAGGCTGGTGATCCCAAAGCAGCATGCGGAGAAGTACTTTCCTCTGGACTCCTCATCCAACGAGAAAGGCCTTCTCCTCAATTTCGAGGACCGCAACGGGAAGCTGTGGCGTTTCAGGTACTCTTACTGGAACAGCAGCCAGAGCTATGTGATGACCAAAGGATGGAGCCGTTTCGTCAAGGATAAGAAGCTTGATGCAGGTGACATTGTCTCCTTCCAACGAGGACTCGGTGATCTTTACAGACACAGGTTGTACATTGATTGGAGGAGAAGAactcatcatcctcatcatgatcCTAATTCAAATTCACTCATCACACCTTTCTTCCTTCCCAATCACTACTCTATCAGATGgggctcttcttcttctgctgcttCTGCTGCTGGCGCCAGATTCTACTCCCTACCTTCTCCTATACCTCCATCCTCTACAACTACCATGCCCTTGCCTCGCTTATACAATGATCATTTTCACCAACAAAATTACAACATGTATAATTTTCATCAGCAGTACCATCATGGCGAGCTGAATTCGCCAGGATCTGGGTCAGTCTATTATCTGAGCTCTCCTCCAGCAGTACCATCAATGAGGGATCAACAAGAGATCAGAGGGAGCATTAATGTCCCCATGATCATTGATTCTGTACCAGtttctcatcatcatcaccaccaccaccaccaccagcatGGGGGCAACATGAGTGCTTCTTCTGCTGTTGCTGGTGGTGCTAATAGTACTGCTGGGAAACGCCTAAGGCTATTTGGTGTGAACATGGAAtgtgcttcttcttcttcttcggcgGCAGATCAAGAACATGTCAGCAGTACAATGCCCCTTCTTCAGCGCCGTGAAGATCCACTTTCATTATCATCATCAGCAAGGTTTGGGGATCAGAGAGGGGGAATGTTTGATTTGGATCCCTCTTTGCAGTATCGCCAGTGA